In Synechococcus sp. CC9616, the following are encoded in one genomic region:
- a CDS encoding RluA family pseudouridine synthase, whose product MRWKLCSIDTAAIGLSAEVLAERHRDNWLVVVEKPAGLLSQPGLGADQQDSLITRLQQKEPDLQLVHRLDRDTSGVLLLARGKDALRRCSALFASRHVRKLYVADVMGIMLGSGAIHGPLARLQRHPPRYGFHPSGRPARTRWRVQRSQLGSTRLWLVPLTGRSHQLRSHLAERGHPIVGDPIYGARGSSRLQLHAVALAFRHPFTGQRCRFLSRNPLPCPSPQN is encoded by the coding sequence ATGAGGTGGAAGCTCTGTTCCATCGACACTGCGGCGATCGGCTTGAGCGCTGAGGTCCTTGCAGAACGGCATCGCGACAACTGGCTTGTGGTGGTGGAGAAACCTGCTGGACTGCTCAGTCAGCCTGGACTTGGAGCGGATCAGCAGGATTCCTTGATCACGCGCCTGCAACAGAAAGAACCTGACCTGCAGCTTGTTCATCGTCTAGATCGCGATACGTCGGGGGTGTTGTTGCTGGCCCGTGGGAAAGACGCCTTGCGCCGCTGCAGTGCCCTGTTTGCCAGCCGGCATGTCCGAAAGCTTTACGTCGCTGATGTGATGGGAATCATGCTGGGTAGCGGAGCGATCCATGGTCCATTGGCGCGTTTGCAGCGTCATCCGCCGCGTTATGGCTTCCATCCGTCTGGTCGTCCTGCCCGGACCCGCTGGAGAGTGCAGCGGTCACAATTGGGTTCGACCCGTTTATGGCTGGTTCCACTGACCGGTCGTTCCCATCAGCTGCGCTCCCATCTGGCCGAGCGCGGTCACCCGATCGTGGGTGATCCCATCTACGGCGCTCGAGGCTCCTCACGTCTTCAATTGCACGCCGTCGCTCTTGCCTTCCGACATCCCTTCACCGGTCAGAGATGTCGCTTCCTTTCTCGGAACCCGTTGCCATGTCCATCCCCGCAGAACTGA
- a CDS encoding SemiSWEET family sugar transporter gives MSIPAELIGYGAAALTTASFFPQAVKTLKSGDTRAISLGMYTLFTCGVTLWTIYGVMAGDGPVIAANVITLIPAAVVLQRKLADQLR, from the coding sequence ATGTCCATCCCCGCAGAACTGATCGGCTATGGCGCTGCAGCGTTAACCACCGCGAGCTTCTTCCCTCAGGCCGTCAAGACTCTGAAGAGCGGAGACACCCGGGCGATTTCCCTGGGGATGTACACCCTGTTCACCTGTGGCGTGACGTTATGGACCATTTACGGCGTCATGGCCGGTGATGGTCCTGTGATCGCCGCCAACGTGATCACCCTGATCCCCGCAGCGGTGGTGTTGCAACGCAAGCTGGCGGATCAGCTGCGATAA